In the genome of Bordetella avium, the window GCTCTGGGCGACCTCGGCCAGCACGGGCTGGCCCAGATAGGCGCTCAGCGCGTCGGCGGTCTTGGCTAGCATGTCGAGTTCAGTCTCGCTGAAACGGCTCAGTGCGGCGGGTGCAGTGGTGGAGGCGGGCATGTCGAAACCTGCAAAAGATGGCAAGGCCTCTATTGTCGCGCTTTCCCGCAGCGATGGCAGGGGAGATCCGGTGGCAAGGGGAGCGGCACGATACTATTCCCCGGTTTCTCCCTTGTCAGGCGTCATCATGTCCCCCGTTTCACCCCGTTACATGGCCTTCCCGGTATTGGCCGTACTCATTTGGTCTATCAATATGGTGGTGACCAAAATGGCCGCCGGGGTGATTTCACCGGCGGTCATTGGTTTTTATCGTTGGGTGATCGCGCTGGCTTTATTGGCGCCTTTTGTCGCTCCCGGTTTGCGGCGCGAATGGTCGCAGATACGCCGTCATCTGTGGCAATTGGCGGTGCTGGGCGCTTTGGGTATGGCAGTGTTTCAAGGCTTTTCCTATGTCGCTGCCGCGACGACGACAGCCACCAATATGGGCATCATCGCTTCGACCGTACCCCTGATGACGATTGCGGTAGGCGCTCTGTTGCTGCGCGAGCGGCCAACGCTGATGGCGGTGCTGGGCGCGCTGCTGGCCCTGTTTGGTTTGAGCATTCTGATTGGCGAGGGTGATCCGGCGCGTCTGCTGGAGGTGGGCGGCAGCCTGGGCGACGGCCTGATGGCGCTGGCGGCGCTCTCTTATGCCCTATATGGCGTGTTGCTGCGCAAATGGCGCCTACCGATCGGCGTCTGGCAATCGCTGTTCATGCAGGCGGCCTTTGCTTTGCTGTATCACTTACCCTTTTTTCTGTGGTCCTCTCCATCGCCGCTCAATCTGCAAAACCTGCCTCTGGTGCTGTACGCGGGTATTTTCCCGTCCTTGTTTGCTCCCTATCTGTGGATGCAGGGCGTGCGCTATCTAGGACCCAACCGGGCCAGTATCTTTTTGAATCTCATGCCGGTGTGTACCGTGATTATTGCGGCGCTCACGCTCGGCGAACATCCGCATAGCTACCATGTTGTCGGGGGGTTGTTAGCCCTAGCCGGCGTCAGTATTGCCCAATTTCGACCCCGCGCGGCAGCCTGAGCCGCGGGCCTTTAATGGTGGAAGGCATTGGCCGGCTTGTCGGCCGTGCTGGTCGTGATGGTGTGTGTGCGGAAATATGCCATCGCACGCTTGAAGTCATCAATCAGCAGGCTGGCCAGATCACGGCTGACACCGTGCCGCACCAGGATGCGCTGGATGACAAGGTCTTGGCGGTTGGCGGGCAGAGAGTAGGCGGGGACCTGCCAGCCGCGTGTGCGCAGACGGTCTGCCATGTCATAGAGCGTGAAGCCCGGGTCTTTCTGGCCATCTTTGATTTTCCAGCATAAGCCGGGAATGCCATGGGCCGGATTGCCATCCACCAAAATTTCGAAAGGGCCGAGCGCGGCAATTTCGCGGGCGAGATACTGCGCAGTGTCGTAGCAGGCGTTCTGGATGCTTTGATAGCCCTCGCGGCCCAGACGCAGAAAGTTGTAGTACTGGGCCACGATCTGGCCGCCCGGACGCGAGAAGTTCAACGCGAAGGTCGGCATGTTGCCGCCCAGGTAGTTCACATTGAAGATCAGGTCTTCGGGCAGGTGCTTGGCGTCGCGCCATATGACCCAGCCTACGCCCAGCGGGGCGAGCCCGAATTTATGTCCTGATGCATTGATCGACACTACGCGCGGCAAGCGGAAATCCCACACCAGGTCGGGCGCGCAGAAAGGGGCGAGAAATGCCCCGCTTGCGCCATCGATATGCATCGGAATATCAAGGCCTGTTTCTTGTTGCAGGCGATCAAGGGCCTGGTGCACCGCAGTGACCGGCTCGTATTGGCAGGTGTAGGTGACACCCAGAGTGGGCACGACGCCTATTGTGTTTTCATCAGCGCGCTTGAGCACTTCTTCGGGGCTCATGATGAGCCGACCGTGCTCCATGGGTATTTCGCGCAGTTCGACATCGAAATAGCGTGCGAATTTATGCCAGCAGATCTGCACCGGGCCGCAAATGAGATTGGGCTGATCACTGGGTTTCCCGGCGGCTTTGCGCCTGCCGCGCCAGGCCCACTTCATGGCCAGTCCGCCCAGCATTGCGGCTTCCGATGAGCCGATGGTGGAGCAGCCGGTGGGATTTTCAGCCTCGGGCGCGTTCCAGAGGTCGGCCAGCATATGTACACAACGCGCTTCCAGCTCCGCCGTCTGCGGATATTCATCTTTGTCGATCATGTTTTTGTCGATCGACTCATCCATGAGTCTGTGCGTTTCGGCATCCAGCCATGTCTGACAAAACGTGGCCAGATTCTGGCGTGAATTGCCGTCTAGCATCAGCTCGTCATGAACGGCCTGGTAAGCGTGTTGTGCGGTTTGTTGTGTGACCGGGAAGCGGTGTCTGGGCAGCGGCGCCGCGAGGTCGTCGGAAGCGAAGACATCATCCAGCAGGGCGGTGCGCAGAGAGTGCTTTGCGTGCAATGGCATTAGCTATTCCTTATTCCTCAACGCGAAATGATCAAACCCAGACGGCTCGCAGGCCGCCTGGGGGGGACACTTACTTCGCCGTCGTAGAGGAAGCGGGAGGAGTTTTGGACGTGGTGTTGGCGGCGTTGGCTTTGGTTTGCGCCAGGGCGTCCGTTAGCGCGACTTTGGGATTTTCCTGGCAATAGGTCACTAGCGTGGGCGTGATTTGGGCGATGCCCTCGATATCCACGACGTCATCCTCGGGTTTGCCTTTGCGGTTGACGGCTTCGGCAAAGCCCAGCGCGACAGGACGATAGGACTCATTAAGTTGAAGGTAGTCGCTGCACTGCCAGAGCGGCATAGGCTTTTTGGCATCGGCCAGCGCTGTGCCGCTGAACGAAAGCGTGGCCGCAGCGATGCTCAACGAAATAATGATTTTCTTCATTTGGTTTCCTTTGTGTTTTCTGTTGACGGCAAACCTGCTTCAGGAGTGCGGTCCGTGCTATGCGGAGCCACCAAAACCTGCAGGTTTTAGTGGTTTTTCCAAAAAACATGGAATCACACTTCTCAAACAGAAATTAGTGCCGAACACGTAAGTCGGACGGGCGCTTATATGTTTTTGAGATGCTGTTTTTATAAGGCCGACTAGCCCTGTATTTATCGGAAATTAACTACGAGCGGCGCTGTGTTTGCTTGATGTTCACGTTGTTGCCTTGGGCGTAGCCTTAATGAGCGATTAATACGTGGTGTTTCTTTTTTTAATCGGAGGCTGAAAAAGCAATGCCGCGTCATTTCGTGTGCTGAGGCTTTCTTTTTCGGCCGTGTTTATGAAGGAATAACAATGTCGACGTCTGCAGCAAGTAGCGGGAAAAACACCGCGAAAAAGCTAACAATCGGTACGCTGGCGATCATGAATATCGTGGCCGTGGTCAGCTTGCGCGGTTTGCCGGCCGAAGCCGAATATGGTCTGAGTTCAATTTTTTATTACATATTCGCTGCCGTAGCCTTTCTGGTGCCGGTATCGCTGGTGGCGGCGGAACTGGCGACCGGCTGGCCACAGAAGGGGGGTGTCTTTCGCTGGGTAGGAGAAGCCTTCGGGCCGCGCATGGCCTTTCTCTCCATGTTCATGCTGTGGATCGAGGTCACGGTGTGGTTTCCCACGGCATTGACGTTCGCGGCGGTGTCGCTCGCCTTTGTGGGACCGGATCAACGTTGGGACGAAGCCTTGTCCGCCAACAAGGGGTTCGTGCTCGTGATCGTGCTGGCGATTTACTGGCTGGCGACTTTCATTGCCTTCAAGGGCGTCAGCACTTTTGCGCGGGTGGCGAAATGGGGCGGCATTATCGGCACCATCATTCCCGCCATCATTCTCATCGTGCTGGGTTTCGCTTACCTGTTCATGGGCGGCGTGCCGCAGATTCCGCTGGAGTGGGGAACCCTGGTGCCTAATTTCAGCCACTTCAGCAACATCGTGCTGGCGGCCAGCATATTCCTGTTCTATGCCGGCATGGAAATGAACGCCATCCATGTGCAGGAGATCGACAATCCGTCGCGCAACTATCCGATCGCCATCATGTTGGCGGCGCTCGGCACGGTGCTGATTTTCGTGCTCGGCACATTGGCGATTGCTTTCGTCGTGCCGCAAGCCGACATCAGCCTGACGCAGGGCCTGCTCATGGCCTATGACGAGATGTTCCGCTGGGCGGGCATGCCATGGCTCGGGCCGATCGTGGCCATCGCGCTGGCGATTGGTGTGCTGGCCGGCGTGGTGACTTGGGTTGCCGGGCCATCCACCGGCCTGCTTTCCGTTGCCAAGGCCGGGTATTTGCCGCGCTGGTGGCAACACCAGAACAAGAACGGCATGGCCACGCATATCTTGCTGGTCCAGGCTTGCGTGGTGACGTTGTTGGCTGTGCTGTTCGTGGTCTTGCCGTCTGTGCAGGCGGCCTACCAGATATTGAGCCAGCTCGCGGTCATTCTCTATCTGATCATGTATCTGTTGATGTTCTCGTCGGGTATCTACCTGCGGTACAGCCAACCGAATCAACCGCGTCCCTATCGTATTCCAGGCGGTAACGCCGGCATGTGGGTGCTAGGTGGCGTGGGCTTTATTGCCGCCCTGCTGGCGCTGATATTTAGCTTCATCCCGCCCGACCAGATTTCGGTTGGCAGCCCGGCCACCTATGTCGGCATCCTGGTTGTGCTGGCGGTTATTTGCGTGATCTGCCCTTTCATCATCTATGCCTTGAAGAAAGATGACTGGCGCAGTCCGGATAGCGATTTTGCACCTTTTACCTGGGAGAAAACCAAACAGTGAGATTCAGGCACGTCAATCCATAATGCCCTTTCTGGAAAGCGAATCATGAAAATTGATGTCTCTAGATTGTCAGCCGCGGTCAATGACGCTCATGCTCGCCATGCGCAAGCACCTGGCGGCGCCAATGCCAGCTATATCCCCTATCTGGCCAAAGTGCCGTCCCATTTGGCGGGTGTTGCCGCTGTCACCGTAGACGGCGATCAGGTCGTCGCCGGTGATGCGGACTACGCCTTCGCCATCGAGTCGATCTCCAAGGTCTGCTCTTTGGTGCAGGCCTTGGAAGACCATGGCCCTGATGCGGTGCGTGAGAAGATCGGGGCTGATCCTACGGGTTTGCCTTTTAACTCTGTCATGGCTTTGGCCTTGCATGATGGCAAGCCCTTGTCGCCGCTGGTTAATGCCGGGGCGATCGCGACGGTCAGTTTTCTGAAGGCGGCGAACGCCGAGGAGCGCTGGAAGAAGATCCTCACCATGCAATCTGCGCTGGCTGGCGCCGACATTGCGCTGTCTGATGAGGTCAATCAGTCAGAGCAGACCACCAATTTCCATAATCGCGCCATTGCCTGGCTGTTGTATTCCGCCTCGACCATGTATTCCGATCCGATGGAAGCATGCGAGGTCTATACGCGGCAATGTTCCACGCTGTTCACGGCTAGGCATCTCGCGACGATGGCCGCGACCCTCGCGGCCAAGGGCCGCAACCCGTTGACAGGTAAGCAGGTGCTCAAGCCGGAGCATGTGCCGAGCGTGCTCGCCGAGATGATGATGGAGGGCTTGTACGAGCGTTCCGGTGATTGGGCCTATACGGTGGGCTTGCCCGGCAAGAGCGGTGTGGGCGGCGGCATTATGGCCGTCGTGCCGGGCGTTATGGGTTTGGCCGCTTTTTCGCCGCCCTTGGATCCCGCCGGCAACAGCGTGCGCGGACAATTGATGGTGGCCGATGTCGCCCGCACATTGGGGCTGAATCTGTTTGATCGCGCCTGACGGCGTCATTCGCAGGCGGCGGTGGCGGGCCTGCCTCCTCCTGGGCCGCGTTACGGCCTACAATCCAGGGTTCATCCGCATCATTCCTTGACACGAGCCCATGGCCCAATACGTCTTCACCATGAATCGCGTCGGCAAGATCGTGCCGCCCAAGCGGCAGATCCTGCGCGACATTTCCCTGTCTTTTTTCCCCGGTGCCAAGATCGGCGTGCTGGGCCTGAATGGCTCGGGCAAGTCGACGCTGCTCAAAATCATGGCCGGAGTCGATAAGGACATCGAGGGCGAAGCCATCCCGATGCCCGGCCTGAACATCGGCTATCTGCCTCAAGAGCCGCAGCTCAACCCCGATCATACGGTGCGCGAGTCGGTGGAAGAGGGCCTGGGCGCGGTGTTCAATGCCAAAAAGCGCCTCGATGAGGTGTACGCGGCCTATGCCGAGCCGGATGCCGACTTCGACGCCCTGGCTGCCGAACAGGCCGAACTTGAGGCCGTTATTGCCGCCGCCGCCTCCAGCGGCGCCGACGATATCGCACACCAGATGGAAATCGCTGCCGACGCGCTGCGGCTGCCGCCCTGGGATGCTACGGTCGGTAATCTGTCTGGTGGTGAAAAGCGCCGCGTGGCGCTGTGCCGTCTGCTGCTTTCCAAACCCGACATGCTGTTGCTAGACGAACCGACCAACCACTTGGATGCCGAGAGCGTCGAGTGGCTGGAGCAGTTCCTGCACAAGTTCCCGGG includes:
- a CDS encoding DMT family transporter, coding for MSPVSPRYMAFPVLAVLIWSINMVVTKMAAGVISPAVIGFYRWVIALALLAPFVAPGLRREWSQIRRHLWQLAVLGALGMAVFQGFSYVAAATTTATNMGIIASTVPLMTIAVGALLLRERPTLMAVLGALLALFGLSILIGEGDPARLLEVGGSLGDGLMALAALSYALYGVLLRKWRLPIGVWQSLFMQAAFALLYHLPFFLWSSPSPLNLQNLPLVLYAGIFPSLFAPYLWMQGVRYLGPNRASIFLNLMPVCTVIIAALTLGEHPHSYHVVGGLLALAGVSIAQFRPRAAA
- a CDS encoding glutamate decarboxylase — encoded protein: MPLHAKHSLRTALLDDVFASDDLAAPLPRHRFPVTQQTAQHAYQAVHDELMLDGNSRQNLATFCQTWLDAETHRLMDESIDKNMIDKDEYPQTAELEARCVHMLADLWNAPEAENPTGCSTIGSSEAAMLGGLAMKWAWRGRRKAAGKPSDQPNLICGPVQICWHKFARYFDVELREIPMEHGRLIMSPEEVLKRADENTIGVVPTLGVTYTCQYEPVTAVHQALDRLQQETGLDIPMHIDGASGAFLAPFCAPDLVWDFRLPRVVSINASGHKFGLAPLGVGWVIWRDAKHLPEDLIFNVNYLGGNMPTFALNFSRPGGQIVAQYYNFLRLGREGYQSIQNACYDTAQYLAREIAALGPFEILVDGNPAHGIPGLCWKIKDGQKDPGFTLYDMADRLRTRGWQVPAYSLPANRQDLVIQRILVRHGVSRDLASLLIDDFKRAMAYFRTHTITTSTADKPANAFHH
- the hdeA gene encoding acid-activated periplasmic chaperone HdeA, whose protein sequence is MKKIIISLSIAAATLSFSGTALADAKKPMPLWQCSDYLQLNESYRPVALGFAEAVNRKGKPEDDVVDIEGIAQITPTLVTYCQENPKVALTDALAQTKANAANTTSKTPPASSTTAK
- the gadC gene encoding putative glutamine/gamma-aminobutyrate antiporter GadC gives rise to the protein MSTSAASSGKNTAKKLTIGTLAIMNIVAVVSLRGLPAEAEYGLSSIFYYIFAAVAFLVPVSLVAAELATGWPQKGGVFRWVGEAFGPRMAFLSMFMLWIEVTVWFPTALTFAAVSLAFVGPDQRWDEALSANKGFVLVIVLAIYWLATFIAFKGVSTFARVAKWGGIIGTIIPAIILIVLGFAYLFMGGVPQIPLEWGTLVPNFSHFSNIVLAASIFLFYAGMEMNAIHVQEIDNPSRNYPIAIMLAALGTVLIFVLGTLAIAFVVPQADISLTQGLLMAYDEMFRWAGMPWLGPIVAIALAIGVLAGVVTWVAGPSTGLLSVAKAGYLPRWWQHQNKNGMATHILLVQACVVTLLAVLFVVLPSVQAAYQILSQLAVILYLIMYLLMFSSGIYLRYSQPNQPRPYRIPGGNAGMWVLGGVGFIAALLALIFSFIPPDQISVGSPATYVGILVVLAVICVICPFIIYALKKDDWRSPDSDFAPFTWEKTKQ
- the glsA gene encoding glutaminase A yields the protein MKIDVSRLSAAVNDAHARHAQAPGGANASYIPYLAKVPSHLAGVAAVTVDGDQVVAGDADYAFAIESISKVCSLVQALEDHGPDAVREKIGADPTGLPFNSVMALALHDGKPLSPLVNAGAIATVSFLKAANAEERWKKILTMQSALAGADIALSDEVNQSEQTTNFHNRAIAWLLYSASTMYSDPMEACEVYTRQCSTLFTARHLATMAATLAAKGRNPLTGKQVLKPEHVPSVLAEMMMEGLYERSGDWAYTVGLPGKSGVGGGIMAVVPGVMGLAAFSPPLDPAGNSVRGQLMVADVARTLGLNLFDRA